A region from the bacterium genome encodes:
- a CDS encoding type II toxin-antitoxin system VapC family toxin gives MSYLLDTNIVSETIRRRPNRTVISWLDQIPGEALFVSVLTLGEVRKGIESVGDRRRQEKLRVWLEHELPAWFEGRVLAVDLSVADLWGRLLAEIRRPVPVIDSLLAATALRYELRLVTRNSGDFQYPGLKVINPWLET, from the coding sequence ATGAGTTATTTGCTGGATACCAACATCGTATCGGAAACGATTCGTCGCCGACCGAACAGAACGGTGATTTCGTGGCTCGATCAGATTCCCGGCGAAGCACTCTTTGTGAGTGTTCTGACACTCGGTGAAGTTCGAAAGGGAATCGAATCTGTCGGCGATAGAAGACGACAGGAAAAACTTCGCGTTTGGCTCGAGCATGAACTTCCGGCATGGTTCGAGGGGCGAGTCCTTGCCGTAGATCTTTCAGTGGCAGATCTCTGGGGGCGGCTCCTGGCAGAGATCCGCAGACCTGTTCCTGTTATTGACAGTCTTCTCGCCGCGACCGCACTGCGTTATGAGCTGCGGCTTGTAACACGCAACTCCGGGGATTTTCAGTATCCTGGTCTCAAAGTAATTAACCCCTGGTTGGAAACTTAA
- a CDS encoding type II toxin-antitoxin system Phd/YefM family antitoxin: MDTWQLQEAKARLSELIKKAAKEGPQRITVHGAPVAVVISSDEYERLKNPPGSFVKFMRRSPLYGLRLNLQREQTLSRDIDLE; the protein is encoded by the coding sequence ATGGATACATGGCAACTCCAAGAGGCAAAAGCCCGCTTAAGTGAGCTTATCAAAAAAGCTGCCAAGGAAGGACCGCAGAGAATCACGGTTCACGGCGCTCCGGTAGCCGTTGTGATTTCGAGTGACGAATATGAACGGCTGAAAAACCCCCCTGGAAGTTTTGTAAAGTTCATGCGCCGTTCGCCGCTTTACGGACTGAGGCTTAACCTCCAGCGGGAGCAAACATTAAGCCGAGACATCGATCTCGAATGA
- a CDS encoding DUF523 and DUF1722 domain-containing protein — protein sequence MITPMKHTKIRIGVSLCLLGERVRYDGEHKRDPFLTEILSRYVEWVPVCPEVEVGMGVPRESVQLVESASGIRMMGVRSKKDWTDPMIQFSSWRAKQLQGLHAFIFKKDSPSCGMERVRIHSSKGVKRKGRGIFADTFIRMHPLLPVEEEGRLQDPVLRENFIERMFCYARLTNLLAACGAPHDLVAFHSRHKMTLLSHSPEDYRVLGRIVARAGKLTSQVLQKYSSCFMNTLKRRATPRKHANVLQHLMGFLKESLDTDDKQELVYHIEEYCKGNLPLIMPITLLKHHFRKHPNAWIQQQVYLDPYPAELMLRNHV from the coding sequence ATGATTACACCGATGAAACATACCAAAATCCGAATCGGCGTGAGCCTATGTCTTCTTGGAGAAAGAGTGCGTTATGACGGTGAACACAAACGGGACCCATTTCTGACGGAAATTCTAAGCCGGTACGTGGAATGGGTGCCTGTATGTCCCGAAGTGGAAGTAGGAATGGGCGTCCCACGTGAGAGTGTTCAACTTGTAGAATCTGCTTCGGGAATCAGGATGATGGGTGTCCGTTCGAAAAAAGATTGGACCGATCCGATGATCCAATTTTCATCGTGGCGCGCAAAGCAGCTTCAAGGATTGCACGCATTCATTTTCAAAAAAGATTCTCCCTCCTGTGGAATGGAGCGGGTCCGCATACATTCCAGCAAAGGAGTAAAAAGAAAAGGCCGGGGAATTTTCGCGGACACTTTCATCCGGATGCATCCCTTGCTTCCTGTTGAGGAAGAAGGAAGGCTACAGGATCCAGTCTTAAGGGAAAATTTTATCGAACGAATGTTCTGTTATGCGAGGCTAACGAATCTATTAGCAGCCTGCGGCGCGCCCCATGATCTGGTGGCTTTCCACAGCAGACATAAAATGACATTGCTTTCCCACAGCCCTGAGGATTATCGCGTTCTCGGAAGAATTGTTGCTCGCGCGGGCAAACTCACAAGCCAGGTGTTGCAGAAGTACAGTAGTTGTTTCATGAACACTTTAAAAAGAAGGGCAACTCCGCGTAAACACGCGAATGTGCTTCAACATTTGATGGGTTTTCTGAAAGAATCGCTCGATACGGACGATAAACAGGAATTGGTCTATCACATTGAAGAATACTGCAAAGGAAATCTACCGCTGATCATGCCTATAACCTTGCTAAAACACCACTTCCGCAAGCACCCGAACGCCTGGATCCAGCAGCAAGTTTATCTGGATCCCTACCCCGCGGAGTTGATGCTGCGAAATCACGTTTAG